The DNA segment aatgaagattcgagaaactccaggaagattcgagctcAGTGGTTACCAGATtcggatagaggatggtcagggggttcaggggtgttaaggtggtgaccggcggcgtcgttgtcgccgggtttcaggcgagggggagttagggcggctagggtttggggtacCGTCTCaaggacgatgatgaacaggagagggagggggggtgtttggtttgggggtggggtaaggatttggggcttatataggggaggggtggtctgATCTCGTCCGTTGGATTAAAAGGAAAAGACGGCCTTGATTGAATCCCATcatacgatgtcgtttggtttaattgaagatctgaactggaccgttggatcaatttgATCAACGGTTCAGATAAAAAtaccaatacggcgtcgtttgattgTTTGGGAATTACCTGGATGGGtaccatcaaaacgacgtagcttCTGCCCTATACTACATCgtttgatgtcttttgggttgacagaTCTGAGCTGGGTAGGAAGTGCAAATTTTTGGGCCTAAAACAGGCCCAATCtgaatcttttctttattttttgattttttttttctttaatatttaatTTTCTGAATTAAATACCATTCCTAATTAATTGTAAAatctaaatacaactacaaatattaattaatatttacaataattaacacGCAATCAAAGAAAAAATGAAAGCACATACGggcacatttaaatgacaaaattacaacaattacgtattttttgtgatttttctttttataaaacaaaacctgttaattcctaaattgaaaaaactaaatcctaaatgcattatattatattatttatttctttatttatttatttatttgtatttttaaatgcattaataaaattacacacGCACATATACCTATGCAAACAAACAGGAAATCCGTACAAtgtttcctaaaaataacacataattaaagaaaagacctaatttcaggaattattttggagtaatttgtatgaggcaaaaattacatgctcacatatatatttatggatcgggctacacgccgcagcgatatatatatatatatatatcgagctgcacgccgcaacgatatagcgcttgggctataggagccccttcAGAGTCTCTACActcctagtgagcgtagtcgactatatatatatatggatcgggctggacgccgcagcggttattattATGAAATATTTATTGAGCGGGAGTGCTGAGTGCAAGTACTGAATGACGTGAGCTGAGTCATGattgactgagaggcttgcccgaggggctatatttatgagtgacactctgcccgaggggcttgtttatgaaattactattttcactcttctttatactgagcctctattgaaaatgttgaacaaatattttaaataacattcgttgaaactggagtttttatgAGATGTTCGGAAATTAAACTACGGATTTGACTTTGTTATTTATATTGAGATTCTATGTTAGACtatgtatatgattttaaatgctcgtcagtgcactcagcctttatttactttggttacttactgagctggcgtactcacgttactccttgcaccttgtgtgcagatccaggtgccagagCCTCCGAGTGAGAGCTGATCTTTGCCTTCAGAGTATTTttcggagattgcaaggtagctgcacgatgTCCGTAGATCCTATCCTTAGTATTTTATATTTCAGCCTTATTTTGTATTAAGTAGACAGTATTGGGTTGTATTGCACCGACTCATGATTAGTGACACCAGGATCGGGCAGTGTGGATGTATTTGCGTAGTTTTTTCCCCGCATATTTTGTTATATTAAAATGAAAGACTTGTGATCATAATTGATTTGGTAATGAATTTACAAAAGTCCTTTACGTTGTTAGTATTGAAtcagcttgcctagtactgtgataggcgccatcacgaccagggtggtttggggtcgtgacaagttggtatcagagcctaggttacatagatctcacGGGTCATGAACCGGTTTAGTaaagtctcacggatcggtacggagacgtctgtacttatcctctagaggctacagaacctttaggaaaatcttcacattcttgaaattcctgtcatgcgaatctattgattctggtgctaaacttctgttattctattctctcacagatgctgaggacacgtactaccgatcaggatggacgactaccagtaccaccggttggggccactagaggccgaggtcgcggtcgaggccgtggtaggggcaaggGTGTAACTcacacaacagctagggcaacatctgcagatccaccaaccgcCATAGTTCACGATCAGGTCCTAGTCGTGGATGCTctagcaggaccagctcaggcaccggttGTGCTGATTGTTATTCCATGTCTTCTGGAGGCCctagcccagattctatcagtgtgcactggcctggttcaggcggtcttagttactacgaccgcagctacttctcaggccaggggaggcacccagactcctaccgctcgcacacctgagcaggttttgtagggacttcagacaccaggggCACTTCCAACCTACCTGGTTGCTcctgctcaggattatgtggtaccagttatgcctgatgatgagcaatatcaattggagaggtttggtaaactttagcctccgacttttagtggtgcagagggcgaggatgcccagggtttcttggaaaaatgtcagaggatgcttcggaccgcgggtattttggagaccaatggggtctcgttcactactttccagtttttaggagctgcctttacttggtgggaggcttatgagaggcataggcctgttgatGCAGTGCCCCTTagctggcagcagttctccactctctttttagagaagtatgtgccatagtctcaTAAAGAgaagctgcgtagacagtttgagcagttgcgtcaggatTATATGACaatgacacagtatgagatgagatttacAGAGCTAGCATATCATGccatttggttggttcctatGGATAGAGATAGGATCAAgaggttcgtggatggcctcacatatcagcttcagattctcaagaccagagagagggtgtaaggtgctacttttgagcaggttgttgatattgctcgagagattgagtcagttcatcgctGGGAGCGcgaggagaggaaggccaagaggtcttggggatctggtagttttggtggtgctccttcaagaggccagtttcagcacggcagaggccgtccattcagacatgcttagTCGGCTCACCCAGTTCACCGTGGGGCATTATCGGGcaatggttctcacagttctcatcagggccattcatcacttagtgcctttcTAGcgtagagttcgtcccgtgctccatcagtttagggctcttctataccaggttcttctgctagtcatcccggtgctaggggttcccttcagttcccgtctccagcaccaaggagttgttataagtgtggagagtttgggaatatGAGGAGACATTGTCCTCGTCTTCTTGGGGGTCCATCTCAGTAGAGtagtcagccctcgacttcagctccagttacttcacctcccgcccaggcagctaggggtgggggtcaatcagctaggggtcaccccaaATGGGGAGGTCGATCCAGTGgtggtcaggcctgtttctatgcactcccatctagaccagatgctattgcttcagattccatgattacaggtattgtctcagtttgccacaaagatgcatctgtgttatttgattttgattccactttttcatatgtgttatcatatttttctcattatttggatatgtcccgtgagtctcttgtttcatttgttcatatatctactccggtaggtgatactattattgtggaccacgtataccggtcgtgtgtggtgactattgggggtgtGGAGACCTGAGTAGATCTTTTGTttctttgtatggtggactttgatgtgatattaggcatggattgactatctctGTGTCATgatatattggattgtcatgctaagacagtgacattagcTATTCCGGGtgtgccacgggttgagtggcgagATTCAACTGATTTTTTCCCCAGTAGGTTGAtatcatttttgaaggcccaacggatggttgggaaacattttctttcatacttagcctttgtgagggaagtcagtgcagagactcctagtatcgattgtattccggtagtgagggattttcctgatgtgtttcctgcagacctatcgggcatgccaccgtacaaggatattgactttggtattgatttggtgatgGGAACTcaatttctattctgccatatcgtatggcaccggtggagttgaaggagttgaaagagcagcttcaagaactccttgataataggtttattcggcctagtgtgtcgccttggggtgcacctgttctatttgtgaagaagaaggatggcacgataaggatgtgcattgattacaggaagttggacaaagttacaatcaaaacaagtatcatttgcctcatatttatgatttatttgaccaccttcagggagcgagagtgttctccaagattgatctctggtcaggttatcaccagttgaagatcagtgactcagatattcttaatacgactttcaggacccgatatggtcattatgagttccttgtgatgacttttgggctgaccaaagccccagtagcattcatgcatttgatgaaaaacgtgtttcagccttatcttgactcatttgttattgtattcattgatgatattctagtgtactcgcatagtcaggaggagcatgctgAGCATCTGAGAGTTTGTTgtagcggttgagggaggagaagctttatgcaaagttctccaagtgtgagttttggcttagttcggtggcattcttggggcatgtggtgtccagtgagggtattcaagttgatccgaagaagataaaggcggtctaggattggcccagaccatcatcaGCCATAGAGATTACAAATTTCTTGGTTTGGCGAGTTATTACTGTCGTCtcatttagggattttcatctattggaTCACCCTTGACGAAGTTGACTcaaaaagggtgctccattcaggtggtcggatgagtgcgagatgagctttcagaagctcaagattgccttgaccacaactctagtgttagttttgccatcagcttcaggttcatatatagtatattgtgatgcttcttgagttgtattgggtgtgtgttgatgcaggagggtagagtgattgcttatgcttctcgtcagttgaagccccatgagaagaccTACCAtatccatgatttagagttggctgccattattcacgcattgaagatttggaggcattatctctatggtgtgtcttctgaggtgtttactgatcattgtagcctcaAGAACTTGTTCAAGccgaaggatctcaatttgaggtagcagagatggttggagctgctaaaggattatgatatcactatcttgtaccatccgaaaaaggccaatgtagtgtccgattccttgagtaggaaggcagtgagtatgggcagtttggcatatattcatgTTGGGGAGAGACATCTTGCAGttaatgttcaggccttggccaatcggttcgtgaggttggacattttagagcctagtcgggtggtttcttggtcttccttatttgatcacatcaaagagcgccagtatgataatactcatttgcttgtcctcaaggatagagttcagcacgacgattccagagatgtgactattggtgatgaggaagtattgaggatgcagggccggatatatgtgcccaatgtggatgggcttcgggagttgattctagaggaggctcacagctcgcggtattccatccatctgggtgccgcaaagatgtatcaggatttgagacaacactattggtggaggagaatgaaaaatGATATTGTGTGATTttagctcggtatctcaattatcagcaggtgaaatatgagcatcagagatcgggtggcttgctttagcagttagatattccagagtggaagtgggagtagatcaccatggattttgtagttggactcccatggactttgaggaagttcaatgctatttgggtgattgtggatcggctgaccaagtccgcgcacttcattcctgtgtgtactacttattcttcggagcggttagctcgaatttatatccgagagattgttcgcctgcatggggttccagtttccatcatttcagataggggtactcagttcacatcgcaattttggagagccgtgcagagagagttgggtactcagttTGAGTTAAGTATAGCTTTTCACTctcagatggatgggcagtccaagcgcactattcagatattggaggacatgttgcacgcttgtgtcacggagtttgcatataacaacgaTTATCAGTtggtattcagatggctccatatgaggctttatatgggagacgatgtACATCTCCAGTAGGACGGTTTGAGCTGGGCGAGGCCAGGATTTTGGGTACAAACTTtctgcaggatgctttggacaaggtgaaagtgattcaggaacggcttcgtacagcgcagtcaagacaaaagaatTATACTGACAGGAAGGGTCATGATGTGTCTTAtgtggttggggagaaggttctactaaatgtttcacctatgaaaggtgttatgagatttgggaagaaggggaaattgagtcctcgatttaTTGGGCCTTTAAAGGtgtttcggaggattggggaggtggcttatgagcttgctttgccaccaagcttgtcgagtgtgcattcagtatttcatgtttctatgctccggaagtatattggcgatccgtctcatgttttggacttcatcaCGGTTTAGTTAGacgatgatttgacttatgatgtggagccagtggctattttggagcgtcaggttcgaaagttgagatcaaaggatatagcttcagtgagagtgcagtggagaggtcagcccgtggaggaggccacCTGGTAGATCGAggaggagatgcggagcagatatccttacccatttgaggcttcaggtatgtttcttgactcgttcgaggatgagcGTTTGTTTaatagggggaggatgtaacgaaccggccggtcgtttcatgagttacagtcccgttctccccatttctgcttctttatgtgttgttcagctgtatttcatcatatcgcgttggttgttctgtgttcggaatggtcatggagtgaaatgagacacttagtctcttatttggaagcttcagttggaaaagttaatcggaagttgacttgtgagtgaatgaagtcggaatttggtttttgtcgttcagatagcttcgttaggtgatttgggacttaggagcatattcagaatatattttggaggtatgtggtagatttaggcttgaattggcgaaattgaaaatttggcatttttcggtcggcaATGGAAATCTTGAtgtcggggtcggaatggaatttcgaaaatttgagcaggtccgttgtgtcattttgtgacgtgtgcaaaatttcaaatcattcggatgaggtttgatggGTTTTTGGTTCGGTTGCGGCATttggaagtttggaaatccttaggcttgaatccgtgggtGATTTTGtgttttaatgttatttttagtGTTCCGAGGGTTGGTATGAGTTTAAATgatgatatatgacttgttcgtatttttgcttgaggtcccgggggcctcgggatgaattcgtaAGATTTGGATTTGAAATTGTGTAGCTTCAGCTGCTGCTCctatcataactgcacctgcggattggggaccgcaggtgcgagctccgCAGAAGCGCTAGAGCAACCATAGAAGCGGTTAGGGCCAAGTAGGCCAGGACCCGCAGATGTAAGGGTTGGAGCGCACCTGCATGATCGCAGATGCGATTGgtttgaccgcagaagcgagaAAGGAGCAGCAAGATCGGAATCCCTGGGCAGAAACTATATAAGCAACCCTTTGCGAATTTTTGcccatttccaccattttttagACGGGATTGGAGCTTTTGAAGGGTTTTGAAGAGTAAATCAAGGGGAttattgaggtaagatttttgaactcaatacttgtATCTATGGTGAATTTCAACTGATTAAACATGGAAATTTAAGAGATTaggggtgaaaaattgggaaattagggcttgaaattggagagttaaaattggggatttgaggggccatttgaggtccgattttgataattttggtatgtatagactcgtgagaggataagaaTTCTAGTGTTGTGATTTTCATCGTATTCCGaggcatgggcccgggggtcaggtttgaccaatttcgggatttttgagtttatTTGATAAtttcgcatgggctttgttcctttggcatgtattgatgtaatgattctgattttggatagattcggggaaatttgaggccgagtcgaggttcaagggcattgcggagtagattttcgtccggtttgaggtaacaattgtaaatctagacccgagggtatgaaatcccggaatttcgtactgttttgataaataaggtgacgcacatgctaggtgacgggcatgtgggcgtgcacccgtaggtattgtgacttagtccgtcccgtggCTACTatagagttgcatattttgataaactcaatatgatatctatgtgttttagaaataaatctgTTAATTTGGGCTGaacgccatgtttggggccttgtgccaaactgtttggaccctcaggggtattttactactttcctcacactGTTTTAATTCGAAAGCATATCCTTAATCATGATTTTtacctcttttttttcatttagtttcattactctactttcaaatatatgaaaactgtttgggctgagttccctgatatTCACAGAAATgctcgagtggctgtgaggttaatgactgagagaggtcgaggacctgatggtgaggattatttatatttatgaatCGGGCAGCACgttgcagcgatatatatatatatatatatatatatatatatatagagagagagagagagagagagagagagagatcggactgcacgccacaTCGATATGTTGGAtggggctgcacgccacagcgatatagcgctagggcagtaggagcccctccggagtctgtacacctccagtgagcgtagtcgactatatatatttaCGGATCGGtctgcacgccgtagcggttattattatgagatatttatTCAGCGGGAATGCtgaatgctgagtgcgagtactaattaacgagagctgagtcacgagtgattgagaggcttgcccgaggggctatatttatgagtgatac comes from the Nicotiana sylvestris chromosome 4, ASM39365v2, whole genome shotgun sequence genome and includes:
- the LOC138889505 gene encoding uncharacterized protein, whose translation is MAPYEALYGRRCTSPVGRFELGEARILGTNFLQDALDKVKVIQERLRTAQSRQKNYTDRKGHDVSYVVGEKVLLNVSPMKGVMRFGKKGKLSPRFIGPLKVFRRIGEVAYELALPPSLSSVHSVFHVSMLRKYIGDPSHVLDFITV